In Falsibacillus albus, the DNA window AACATGGATCTGCAAGCTGCATGCCTCCCTTGTATTGAAATAACGATACAGGCGTATCACTATAATCAGTGTATGAGTGGAAGCTTACAACAATGCTGAATTTACATCATAATTGGTCTTCGATTAGCGTTGTGGAATCATCGATATTGGCCTGGAGGACATTTTTCATCATGCGCAATGCATACGTGTTATCCTCTTCAGCGACGGAAGCTAAACAATCGTTGGGAACATATAAACTATATTCCCGCATATATGCATCATTGGCTGTAAATAAAACGCATATGTTTCCAGCGATGCCGGTAAGGATGAGGGAGTCCGCCTCCAAATGGTACAGAAGAGTATTCAGGGCGGTGCCGTAGAAGGCGGAATGTTTAGGTTTGATTAAAAAATAATCTTTATCGTCAGGTTTTAATTTTGCCAAAATTTTTTTGTTAAGTTCATTGGAGCACTTCTTATATATGGTTTCTAAATTCGCCTGCCATAGATTATAATGGTCATTAATATAGATGATGGGAATGTCCTTTTCCCTGCATACTTGTTTCAGGTTGGAAATCGGTTCGACGATTTTGAGCGTATGGTCGGCAAGCGAACGACCATGCTGAAAGTCAAATGGATTGATGATATCTATGATCAACAGAGCAAACTTTGAAGTAACCTTGTTCAATGGTAGCCACACTCCTTTTCTGTAGTGTGAGTATCCGTTATGTTTTTTATAAGGGAGTAGACTATGAATTCGAATGAAGCACAATATATGAAGCTGGCCCTTGCAGAAGCGATGAAAGCCCAGGAATTGAACGAAGTCCCAATCGGAGCGGTCATTGTCATCGATGGCGAAGTGATATCTTCCGCTTATAATCTGCGTGAAACGACACAGAATGCCGTGACCCACGCAGAGCTGCTTGCGATTGAGAAGGCTTGTGAAAAACTAGGCACATGGAGGCT includes these proteins:
- a CDS encoding isochorismatase family cysteine hydrolase, translated to MNKVTSKFALLIIDIINPFDFQHGRSLADHTLKIVEPISNLKQVCREKDIPIIYINDHYNLWQANLETIYKKCSNELNKKILAKLKPDDKDYFLIKPKHSAFYGTALNTLLYHLEADSLILTGIAGNICVLFTANDAYMREYSLYVPNDCLASVAEEDNTYALRMMKNVLQANIDDSTTLIEDQL